In the genome of Plutella xylostella chromosome 6, ilPluXylo3.1, whole genome shotgun sequence, the window GAATCCATCTTATTTTTTGTCTAATATCTAAATTCCTGCCTTAATCTACTTACCTACGTACCGTACTTTACAAATGGAATGAAACTGACATACTCAGccactttattgtatttattttataggactattgataaataatatgaatttGTTAGATATTTGAATAATTTACCAAGTTGATTTTCTATCGCGTCATCGATCATTTTCAGGTAGAATCAGCAATTCAAATGTGAAACTGAACCATTCGTTTAATactaaatgtaaataattatatttgtgaCCAATGGTGCAGCAACTGAAATGTTTGGGTCATTGTTTCTAATCAGCGGCGTCATGATTTCAGTTTAATGTTGCGTTAAGTTTCCTGATAAATTTCCACTAGTTTTCCATAACTTGCTGTCTAAATcgcaacaaaatatttatattattactcTCAATAAATGGTTAACTAGaaaactatacctactacattGTTTGTAGGGATAGCTGAATGAAATTTTAAGATTACTGTCTTTAATTTCAGccatatacttatttaaaagaataaatgtaattttcaattatttgaAAAGGTTTTCTGTTAGGCTGCAACGGTTGCTGCATTACTACTTACCTGTGAAGTATCTTTACGTCGGCTCTTATCCACTCTTCCATGAAGGTACCTTCATAACTTATTACTACAATAAACTTTGACAAAAGCTCATATCACTCTCACCATCGCCACCGGAGCTATAGCTGTGATAGGATAGGGCTTATGTTACGCCCATAGTAAAGTACTTCTTccctgtcaaatccatacaaaGTTATGACACTTGGAAGGCCTTGACCTAATCGGCATCGCTTTTATACTACATAGCTTTATACTACATAGTGttatcataaatatatttgccTGAGTAGTACTTACCTGGCGGCTCGCAGTCTCATCCAGTCAAACATTCCAACTACTCGACAGATGATACGCGTAGTGTGGAATGCCATCTGGGTCGCTGGACTTACGGCCAGTAGTGGCTAGATGGGAAAAGCTGCGTATAATGACACTGTTTAGGCGATGAATATGTTCAGTGGAAGATTGCGAGCTAATCATCGTGAGGCCTTCGGACAGCTGAAAAACATGTGACAGTCGGGTTGatcacttacccgacaactctctcagtaCAAGCTCGTCGGACTAGGCCTAAAGCCGCGAGACGAGACGCGTGTCCCCGCAGTGGAGACGTGATAagtaatgatgatgatcatgattTTTGCGACTACTctccacttacccgacaactctctcaccGCAAGCTTGTGTTGGGAACCACCAACCCACAcccgcgtggtggactaaTCCTAAAACCCTTCCCTGGACCGAGACCTGTGCCCCAGCACATGATggataataatgatgatggtAGTGACTACTCACCTCGGCCTAGCAGCCTGTGTATAGTATTTATCCAGCTCCTGCAGCATGCGCAGTGCGTCGGCCATGTCGTGAGGGTTTTCCTCTCGAGCCTGCGCCAGGCACACGGCGGCGAGGAGCAGCGCGCACGCGACCAGCACACTCTTGCACATCATGGACATGGCTGTGGGGGGAAGCACCAGTAAGGACTAggttctacagggtgttgctaaaatggtatactaagccgaaagaaggtgactcagggggtcattctgaacaacttttcttctacgagttttgaaaattcgcgaaaaaaaatattatttctccatagtaaaagtcacgtggccaacaaagtttctatggaaaaagaatttttattttcgtgaatttccaaaactcgtagaacaaaagtttctgcttagtataccctttttgcaacaccctgtagagttaGGGCcgattttttgatccgtggtcagCTTTAATTGGTATAGTCAAGTCACGAGCCAAGCATGAAAGCTGCATACGAATTTTGTTGGTTCTTGATGgtagccatttttgaccaatggtttTTGACTACGGATCAAAAAAACTGGCCGTTAttctacttacataataaggATAATACAGAtaactacctaactacttaaaaTATGTTGATTGATAATTGTCTTcccttttaattaaataataatatcgtcacacacacacggccatctTAGCTGAGCGATTACAATAGCATAGTTAGTTTGTAAGCACTAATTTTCTGGGATTAGTTTCTACACTCACaggtaatgaaaaagttccactgagaaaagcaccaaattcctcctaaacggaaaaggctatcTTAATGAcaccttctgcaacattgaattACATTGAACAGAGCATCAGGGTACTACCAACAAAATACCATActtaccattttttttatcaaatttttgtaaaaaattgtGTACGCGATCATCTTTTTTATTAGTGTATCGCTATGTAAGACAAAGTTCTACAACAAATAATATCCATAGTACCTAAATAGATAAAGTTAATGCATGTAAGCAAAGAATAGCAGAGAGAGACTTGAGATGACTTTTTATACGATAAGCTACCATTTTCGATTAATTCTAGTAACAGATAAACATCAAAGCTTTTGTGCTTTTTCCATTTCCCGAGCTAAATGTTTTTCGTCCAAATTCAATCAGATACCCACACAGCCCAAAGGTAAATTTGTTTTGTCCCTGTCAGTTTTTGCAACgcaaaactttttattttataaatatgtaaagtaaacatattcatattcatttacattaagtacttaaggAAACTTTTCTTAAAGTAAATCTTTTCAGATAGTTGAGGccaatttatttgaaaatattttaatatactatgttatatatttataataaagaattaggttcctttaaattatatttaggtacgtattaaggaaagtacctaatatgatttttccatTGCACTTGAGACGCAAACATTTACATAATAGCTACTAATATTATCCATCTCATGAATAATGTATACGTCATTACATGTGCTTCCGGTGTCATTACCTATTACATCTCTGGTGTATTCAATCCATTACCGAcataaattcaatattatatttattaaaataataaattcaaatttaataggtacattttggGCGATATTTGACGGAAATGGCGAAATTTTCCTCAAGCtgatctaaaattaaattaactacctaagtactaAACAATAGAAAAGAGCTATCCTTTACATAGTAGGGTACTTACGCCCATACGATTTTTTTCTATAGATTATTCTTCTTTGAAAAATCTCTACTTATTTCATTAAGTCCCACTCAATCTTTATTTGAAATCAAACAGCCAATGTCCAGGAATAGCGCTATTTATGGCAAAGCTTCCATAATGTGATTAAATTGTTAGTCTGTGTATTTAAAAGATCCGACAAAGAGAACTTTGCCTATACTCTGTGGACAATGTCCTTTATTGTTTGACTTCAGGCTTTACCAGTGTGAGTTGGGAGTTACAGCCTGATCGATCAGGCAATATCGGTTTTCAACtagtttttagggttccttGTAATCAggatatttatttgaaaattcaTTGGATAATTGGTTCGGATAATTCATTTGTgaacaggccaggatttgaacatAATAGCCTTTTACATCAGTGCCTAGATCCATAACGCCATCACGTATACTTAAtagcaacaatacatttacaaaattgtaagcatacttacaatattttgaaatgtaATCCTTAAGAAGCTGGGCAGATAACAATGAATCAAAGGTTGATGtatgatatacagggtgtcccaacacTTGTAATAATCCCCCTACGGCGGTAACAATAGTCTATTTTAGGGGACTTCGCTCTAGTAATTACACCTTTaataatttaggtaggtaaaggtaaaggtatatgtatttaaatcgCAAAACTAGAAAGTTTGGCTACATTAAATATAAAGCAGTAGCTAGATAGGTAGTTTACTCCCTATAAAAAAATGTCACCACAACTTTTTCGGTTTCTGAAACGACTAACATTTCTAAAgcttattttcattttcgcGAAATCTCCGTAAGGTTTAACAAAATAAGCTCACTAAgacttaatattatttgttatacACCTAAAACAGgataaagtacttacatatttattttattttttgctaagaaattatacttactttagCTGTCgaaaaaacttacaaaatcTAGAAATAGTTAGAATTATCAACATTTATAAAGTTTAGCTTCTACGTTGAGCCTTGCTTTGGCGCATCAATTTGAGATGGATAGACTTTACTATTACCTATTACTCGTATtggtattaaaattaacaaacatGAAAACATCAATAACCCAACGGTTATTATTAActacaacaataaaataattatgcgCGGATTTAAACCAAAAGTATAAGATTCAAATTGTATATGACTCAAATCTTAATTCGAACTATGAACACAAAGTTTCACCCTTTGGTCTTCATCAAACCAAACAGACCAACACCTCTATTTGCACAACAAGTTCTAATGttgttttatgtaatttacATATGAAAGAGGGATCACGTGGATAACTGGAAGGGCCAATTTGCTATACCTTTCTCTTAAGCTTAATAGGATTTCGGACAGTCGAATTTAATACTTTTGTTTCTAGTTGGTTTTCGTTTGCCTCCAGGGCCAGGAGCGTCAGTAATGTGAACCGGGTGCGTGTCATCTCTTCCGACATTTAAATGTGACGTAGGTACAAACAACCTACGTTAAAACATTATAtgggtatattttttatcatattatgcAAATCTACCTACTACCTATAAACTAAAGGGCCCACATCATGTCATCGTTCAAACACATTATAAGACCCAATaatctatatttatatattttttactggcGAGATACAATCATTATTCtagatacctatgtattatattattaggtaagtattcgTCTAAGGTTgatgaatttattattgtcgtttattattatcttgtccaccaacccggacttggccagcgtggtggactaggcctaaacccttccttcattggaaggagacccgtgccccagcagtggggacgtaatgggtcgtgatgattaAGTACTTGGGAATAATTTTCTTACATTTACCAAAACTCgcaaagtaggtatttaatctGCCATACTGTTTTGAGTTCAAAGCGTGCCATGGCAGGTATCTCAAGGAAACACTTGAGAAATTAGAAAAATGTGATTCTGTAGCTGCGTAGGGGTTCTGTACTTGATATTGTTCTGAGTTTTAGGTTTATTTagtgaaaaagttttttttttgtagccatataataataataataataataaaaatattttatttgtcaaataaaaagttacagttttacagttttttttattttttatgtctgTAGTGTATGTATTTCTAAGCCCTTAATAATTTAGGAAACTGCATAAATACAAATGTTTATTCTACATTTTTCATGCTTGGCATGAAAGGAAAACAATCtcacccccaaattcataaagttttttgacactttacaataggttttaAATTGACCTttacgaatttcaactttttggcTGACGTAAAGAGTCGTAACTCGTGTGTTTCGAAGTCAATTttaatcatattataaatttaaaataggtCTATGAATTGGAGGGTTAGTGTGTATTTGTctggtatatatttttatataaagcAACTAAAACCTTATACCTAGTAATATTAAACCAACTCTACAACTAAATTTAAATCATCCGCTCTGTATCCTGGGACGGAAAATTTCATGTTAAGTATATCCATTTCACTACACAATCTAAGTAGGGTATGATGATCGACATGACATTCTAATAACTGAATATGAAtgtaaaatggaaataaagAATCAACTACCCACCCGTCCAGTACTGCAAAATGAAAAAAAGTAGAATCGATTTGTGTTTAATTTCCATTTCGCTATGAATAAATCTGTCACTTCTGTAAGTTCAATGTGTGCGATGGACATACGACATTACCGTTTGACATTTCGATTTGCTTTTTAACTTTACCGAAAAAGGCTTTGTAGACTGCGTTGTCCTAGTAGACAATCGATTGAGTTAACGTGTATCGGTTTACTATGCCGAGTGTTCACAACTTGCTAATTATGTAATAACATACTCGTAAATGCATGCattctttttattttgtatccaATCAGTTGAAAAGTTTTTGATTTTACTtaccaaaatatttaatatttagtaatgtacggtggcctgcgcctaaaagtatacaggcggagtttttaaaatagcgatcttaagctcacatgctgctcaagcacatccacattaacaccactgctacgcacatcacacacaatacgtccccggatttataacagatgtagctggtcccttcatgaTCAGGGaacgctattttaaaaactccgcctgtatagttttaggcgcaggccaccgtacctatacAAATTACTGTAAACCGAATTAGTCGTATTTAGAATGTCGTAATCTGATCCTCACCTCACAGGCTTGCCTAGTGTGAGGGTCGCAGTGTATTTCTGATtgtaaattatgttttgaCTCTCTGCAATTTTAGGTGTAACACGCCTAGTAACAAAATGTAGCAGTAATACCTATAGTTTAGTTTGCCTACTGGAAACTCAGccttaaatatgtaggtaattttgtTAGTATGTGAGTAGCAACATAGCTACGACACTACTAACAGTAGCCGATACGAAAt includes:
- the LOC105382043 gene encoding neuropeptide F isoform X2 — protein: MSMMCKSVLVACALLLAAVCLAQAREENPHDMADALRMLQELDKYYTQAARPRFGKRSDAFTNWAKDVEKPDLPSWFTYGQRR